CCGCCCGGGACGATGGTGGTCTTCAGGCCCGCCTTGGTGAAATAGCCGGCGTCGTCGGCGACGTAGACGCCCATGTTCTCCACGTTGGCGAGCCAGCCGAGCTGGAACGTGACGGGGCTGACGCCGCCTCCGCCAGCCGCGGTCGGCTTGTCGTCGTCGTCGGAGCAGGCGGCCAGCGCTCCGCCGAGCCCGGCCGCGAGCGCGCCGCCACCGAGGATCCTCGCGGTCACAGTCAAGAAATCACGGCGAGTGGTCATCAATGTCCAATCAGGAGAGAGGTGTGCGATTGCCCGCGGTTGGCCGTGCGGTCGAGCCACGGACCAGAAGCTTGGTCTCCAAGACGATGCGGCGCGGCGTCACGTCGTCGCTCTCGCGCAGCCGGCGCAACAGCAGCCGCATGGCGATCGCGCCCTGTTCCTCCATCGGGCGGTCGACGACCGTGAGCGGCGGCATCAGCAGCGCCGCCAGGTCGAGGTCGTCGAAGCCGACGATGGACAGCTGTTCCGGGACGCGGACGCCGAGGTCGTGCAGGGCGCGCAGCGCACCGACCGTCATCAGGTTGTTGGTGACGAACAGCGCGGTGGGCGGGTGCTCGCGGGCCAGCAGGCGCATGACCGCCTGATAGCCGCCCTGCTCCCGGAAGTCGCCGACCTCTTCGTCGATCTCCGCGGGGTCGATTCCCCGCGCTGTCAGCGTTTCGAGGAAGGCTTCGCGGCGTTGCCTTCCCGGTGTCGAGTGCATGGTGCCGTTGACGATGGCGAACCGCCGGTGCCCGAGGTCGAGCAGGTGCTCGGCCGCGCTACGGCTGCCGCCGGCGTTGTCGACCAGGACCGCGTCGAAGAGGGCGGATCCGCCGATCTCGCGGTCGAGGAAGACGAGCGGCAGGCCGGCCTGGTGCGCGCGCAACGGCGCTTCGTCGGACTCGACCGTCGGCGCCAGGATCGCACCGTCGACGCGGCCGATCAGGTCCGCGAGGACCGCCGCTTCCCGGTCGACGTCTTCGTCGGTGTTGGAGAGGAACAGGTGGTATTCGTCCTGCCGGGCCACCGCTTCGGCGCCCTTGACCACGGCGGCGAAGTAGGGGTTGGTGACGTCAGGGACCACGAGCGCGATCGACCGGGTACGCCCGGAGCGCAGGCTGCGCGCGACCGGGCTCGGCCGGTAGGCCAGGTCCTGCACGGCGGTCCGGATCGTGTCCGCCGCACGCACCGGTTGACCAGCGAGAAACCGCGAGACCGTCGTAACGGAGACGCCGGCCCGGCGTGCCACGTCGCCAATCGTCGCCTCGGACATAGCCGGTCACAACCCCCTGGAATCGAATCCTGGTATCGATTGCACTGGACCGTAGATCCGTGCGAGCATCCCGTCAAGCAGCAGGAAGTGAGACCGCGCAGCATGAGCAGTGTCGAGCGGGCACGGATCGTCGTCATCGGCAGCACGATGATGGACATGATCTCGTACATGCCACGCATCCCGGACGCCGGCGAAACCTTGTTCGGCGACCGCTTCGCGCTCGGGTTCGGGGGCAAGGGCGCCAACCAGGCGGTGATGGCGCGGTTACTCGGCGCTGATGTCTCGATGGTGTGCTGCGTCGGCACGGATGTCTTCGGCGACCTGACCGTCGACAACTTCCGCGCGGCCGGGATCGACACCAGCTACGTCACGCGGACATCGGAGGCCAGCAGTGGGGTGGCGCCGATCTGGGTGGAAGCGGGTGGCCACAACCGGATCGTCTGCGTCGCGGGCGCGAACGCCTACCTGACCGAGGAACAGGCGACGACCGCGGTGGAGTCCGTTCCCCGGGTCGATGTCGTCGTCGGCCAGTTCGAGGTGCCGCAGGCCGTGACCGCGGCCGGTTTCCGGGCGGCCAAGGCCCGCGGCGCGGTGACCGTCCTCAACCCCGCACCCGCGGCGCAGGTCAGCCCCGAACTCCTCGCCGTCACCGACTGGCTCATCCCCAACGAGGTCGAGTTCGAGTTCCTGACCGGGGGCGACGGTGCTTCCTCGGACGAGGCCATCGCCGCGTCGGCGAAACGCTTCGGCGTCAACATGGTGGCGACGCTGGGCGACCGGGGCGCGACCATAGTGGACAGTTCCGGAGCGGCCGAGCGGATCACGCCGTCGCCGGCGGCCGTGGTCGACACCACCGGCGCCGGGGACGCGTTCGTCGGTGCCTTCTCCTACGGGCTGGCCGCGGGCCTCTCCCCCACTGCCGCGGCTCGGCTGGGCTGTGCGTGCGCGACCTCCAGCGTCGCCCGCCCGGGCACCCAGTCGTCGTTCCCCCGGGCCACCCAACTCGACGAGGCGCTCGCCTGGGCGGCTAGCGCGTGACCTCCCGCTGCGGCCGGAACGCGGCGCGCACCTCGCTCGCGAACAGTTCCGGCTCTTCCCAGGCGGCGAAGTGCCCGCCCCGATCGACCTCGTTGAAGTAGGTCAGGCTGGGATAGGACTGCTCGACCCAGCTACGCGGAGCGGCCCAGACCTCGCCGGGGAACGTGGTGAAGCCGACCGGAACCGAGACGTCCGGCGGAGCCTGCCCGGACGCCTGCGCGGCGGCGAGCACGCGTCCGTCCTCCCAGTAGGACCGGGCGGCCGAGTCGGCCGTGCCGGTCAGCCAGTAGAGCGTGATGTTGTCGACGACGTGGTCGCGCGTGAAATTGCCGGCGGGCTCACCGTCGACGAAGGCACGGGAGATCTTGTAGTAGCTGTCCGTGTCGTGGTCGAGCATCCAGGCGGCCAGCGCCACCGAACGTGGCGACCTGTGCGGCCGCGGCGCGTTCCGCGTCGGACTCCGCCGGCTGGGGCCCGCCGAGCACCGTCAGCAGCACGTTGATGTGGATGCCGAGCAGCCCGTCGGGTGCCTGGCGGCCCATCGCGTCGGTGACGGCGGCGCCCACATCGCCGCCCTGGGCGACGTAGCGGGTGTAGCCGAGGCGACGCATCAGCTCCGCCCAGGCCTGCGCGACGCGGCCGGCGTTCCAGCCGAGGTCGGCGGGCTCGCCGGAGAAGCCGTAGCCGGGCATGGACGGCAGGACGAGGTCGAAGGCGTCCTCGGCCCGCCCGCCGTACGCGGTCGGGTCGGTGAGAGGGCCGACGGTCTCGAGCAACTCGACGACCGAGCCGGGCCAGCCGTGCGTCATGATCAGCGGCAACGCGCCAGCATGCGGCGACCGCACATGGATGAAGTGCACGTCGACCCCGTCGATCTCGGTCTTGAACTGTGGCAGCGCGTTGAGCTTCGACTCGCACCGCCGCCAGTCGTAGTCCGTTGCCCAATAGTCCGCGAGCCGGCGGATCGTCGCCGATTGCACGCCCTGCGACCGGTCTCGCACGAGTTCCTGGTGCGGCCAGCGAGTGGCGGTGATGCGGTCGCGCAGGCTGTCTAGGCGGCGGTGGCGGTAGGGGTAGTTCGGAGCCGCTCGAGCGCGTCGGCGTCGAGCGGGCTGCCGGCCTGTTTCGCGGCATACAGCGCCGCGCCGACGACAGGTGAATACAGGGGCCGACGGAGGTCATACCGGTCATGCAGCTTGTGGAGATGCGCCTGGAACTCCGCGCGCACCTGGGCCGCGTTGAACGTGCCACCGGAGTAGGAGACCAACACCTGGTCGTCGGCGCCGTAGCCGAGCTGCCTACGAGTCGTGTCCACCAGAAGGGCGAGTTCCCGGGCGGCGTCGTGCAGGATCGCGGTCGCCGCGTCGTCGCCCCGCTCGGCGGCGATGACGACCTGCGGGCACAGGGCCGCGATCTGGCCGCGGCCGCCCTGCCACCGGTTGACCACCACGTCGATCAGGTCCAGGTCGGCGGACAGCTCGAGGTGCTCGCGCAAGACGTCGAGGAGTGGGCCGGCCGGGTCGCGCCCGTCGCTCATGCGGGAGAACGCCTGCAGGCCGCGGGCCGCGATCCAGTAGGCCGAGCCCTCGTCGCCGAACAGCTCGCTCCAGCCGCCGACGCGGTGGCCGCGGCCGGCCCGCTCGCCGTACGTCATCGATCCGGTGCCGCTGATGACGTTGATCCCGTCGGCGGCGCCCAGCGAACCGGACCAGCCGCAGACCATGTCGTTGTCGACCCGGTAGCGGTCGTGGCCGAGGATGTCCCGCGGCGCCGCACCGAGGGTCGCGACGTCGCCGCTGACCTCGCCGTAGGTCGGTAGCCCGAAGAACGCGAAGTCGATGCCGGCCGGGGTGACGCCGGCGGTGGTGCAGACGGCCCCGATGCCCTCTTCGAGGACGCGGGTCACCAGGTCGATGCCTTCGCTGAAGTAGTAGCTGCTGGGGGCCACGCTCTGCCCCGCGATCGAGCCGTCCGACCGCAGCAGGCAGAAGGCGGTCTTGGTGCCGCCGCCGTCCACGCCGAGGAACATGTCTCTTACCTCCGGTTCGGGTGCTGAGCGTGCCGTGGGTGCATGAT
This genomic interval from Asanoa ferruginea contains the following:
- a CDS encoding N-acetylglucosamine kinase, whose translation is MFLGVDGGGTKTAFCLLRSDGSIAGQSVAPSSYYFSEGIDLVTRVLEEGIGAVCTTAGVTPAGIDFAFFGLPTYGEVSGDVATLGAAPRDILGHDRYRVDNDMVCGWSGSLGAADGINVISGTGSMTYGERAGRGHRVGGWSELFGDEGSAYWIAARGLQAFSRMSDGRDPAGPLLDVLREHLELSADLDLIDVVVNRWQGGRGQIAALCPQVVIAAERGDDAATAILHDAARELALLVDTTRRQLGYGADDQVLVSYSGGTFNAAQVRAEFQAHLHKLHDRYDLRRPLYSPVVGAALYAAKQAGSPLDADALERLRTTPTATAA
- a CDS encoding ribokinase is translated as MRPRSMSSVERARIVVIGSTMMDMISYMPRIPDAGETLFGDRFALGFGGKGANQAVMARLLGADVSMVCCVGTDVFGDLTVDNFRAAGIDTSYVTRTSEASSGVAPIWVEAGGHNRIVCVAGANAYLTEEQATTAVESVPRVDVVVGQFEVPQAVTAAGFRAAKARGAVTVLNPAPAAQVSPELLAVTDWLIPNEVEFEFLTGGDGASSDEAIAASAKRFGVNMVATLGDRGATIVDSSGAAERITPSPAAVVDTTGAGDAFVGAFSYGLAAGLSPTAAARLGCACATSSVARPGTQSSFPRATQLDEALAWAASA
- a CDS encoding LacI family DNA-binding transcriptional regulator, with protein sequence MSEATIGDVARRAGVSVTTVSRFLAGQPVRAADTIRTAVQDLAYRPSPVARSLRSGRTRSIALVVPDVTNPYFAAVVKGAEAVARQDEYHLFLSNTDEDVDREAAVLADLIGRVDGAILAPTVESDEAPLRAHQAGLPLVFLDREIGGSALFDAVLVDNAGGSRSAAEHLLDLGHRRFAIVNGTMHSTPGRQRREAFLETLTARGIDPAEIDEEVGDFREQGGYQAVMRLLAREHPPTALFVTNNLMTVGALRALHDLGVRVPEQLSIVGFDDLDLAALLMPPLTVVDRPMEEQGAIAMRLLLRRLRESDDVTPRRIVLETKLLVRGSTARPTAGNRTPLS